The following coding sequences are from one Thermostaphylospora chromogena window:
- a CDS encoding alpha/beta hydrolase — protein sequence MKGIVGGTAPEEEMDTPIPRFTLDGVPDAEVTLHPFATGDGLGLKLTRFRREDADDVVLLIHGLTSSSDIFVMPEIRNLATYLLDAGFGDVWTLDFRMSSHFPYNTETRDDTLDDIALYDHPAAIEELRRHVGERRIHVIAHCLGSLSFTMALFAGTVGRIASMVANSVALTPRVPRWAKVKLAFAATAFEYALGLPYIDPRFSEAPPLTRRWLLARAVSLFHPECREPSCHMQSFMWGSGRPAMYLHRNLARETHRHHRLADLNGATGISYYRHIRKMVAAGHAVRHAPDDPRHDPLPADYRAGAAEVMTPMLLLTGDRNRVFTDSNIRMHRMLDRLAPGRHELAVVPGYGHIDPIIGKNAHLDVYPKIVDFIKRRGVG from the coding sequence GTGAAGGGCATCGTTGGGGGCACGGCCCCGGAGGAGGAGATGGACACCCCTATTCCGCGTTTCACCTTGGACGGCGTTCCCGACGCCGAGGTGACGCTGCACCCGTTCGCGACCGGTGACGGCCTCGGCCTGAAGCTCACCCGCTTCCGGCGGGAGGACGCCGACGACGTGGTGCTGCTGATCCACGGCCTGACCTCCTCCAGCGACATCTTCGTCATGCCGGAGATCCGCAACCTGGCGACCTACCTGCTGGACGCCGGTTTCGGCGACGTGTGGACGCTCGACTTCCGGATGAGCAGCCACTTCCCCTACAACACCGAGACCCGCGACGACACCCTCGACGACATCGCGCTGTACGACCACCCCGCGGCGATCGAGGAGCTCCGCCGCCACGTGGGCGAGCGGCGGATCCACGTGATCGCCCACTGCCTGGGGTCGCTGTCGTTCACCATGGCGCTGTTCGCCGGCACGGTCGGCCGGATCGCCAGCATGGTCGCCAACAGCGTCGCGCTCACCCCGCGCGTGCCCCGCTGGGCGAAGGTCAAGCTCGCCTTCGCCGCCACGGCGTTCGAGTACGCGCTCGGCCTGCCGTACATCGACCCGCGCTTCTCCGAAGCGCCGCCGCTCACCAGGCGGTGGCTGCTGGCCAGAGCCGTGTCGCTGTTCCACCCCGAGTGCCGTGAGCCCTCCTGCCACATGCAGAGCTTCATGTGGGGGAGCGGGCGGCCCGCGATGTACCTGCACCGCAACCTCGCCCGCGAGACCCACCGGCACCACCGGCTGGCCGACCTCAACGGCGCCACCGGGATCTCCTACTACCGGCACATCCGCAAGATGGTCGCCGCCGGGCACGCCGTGCGGCACGCGCCCGACGACCCGCGGCACGATCCGCTGCCCGCCGACTACCGCGCGGGCGCGGCCGAGGTCATGACGCCGATGCTGCTGCTGACCGGCGACCGTAACCGCGTGTTCACCGACTCCAACATCCGCATGCACAGAATGCTCGACCGCCTCGCCCCCGGCCGGCACGAACTGGCGGTGGTACCGGGATACGGGCACATCGACCCGATCATCGGCAAGAACGCCCATCTCGACGTCTATCCCAAGATCGTCGACTTCATCAAGCGCCGGGGGGTGGGCTGA
- a CDS encoding PaaX family transcriptional regulator C-terminal domain-containing protein, which translates to MNDAATADLPRFQAGMPPQHLITTLLGDYWFEREEHLPSAALVRLAGEFGVSAVAARAALSRLTRRDLLESSKIGRRTYYRLTDRAAAMLSQGVHRVVSFGLDREPWDGHWAVAGFSIPEDQRDLRHTLRTRLRWLGFAPLYDGLWVSPTARPEAVVAALSELKVCNATVFRATAEEAAWLRSPHEAWDFDLLRRGYDDFLARYEPLLARVRQGTVGAAEALVARSELMDAWRAFPGLDPGLPAELLPADWPRGRARAVFAEIYDTLGPLAEIRVRQIVAEFDADLAALVRHHSTATLLAAA; encoded by the coding sequence GTGAATGACGCCGCCACGGCCGATCTGCCGCGTTTCCAGGCCGGAATGCCCCCGCAGCACCTGATCACCACGCTGCTCGGCGACTACTGGTTCGAACGGGAGGAACACCTTCCCTCCGCGGCGCTGGTCCGGCTGGCCGGAGAGTTCGGCGTCTCCGCGGTGGCGGCCCGGGCGGCGCTGAGCCGTCTGACGCGACGAGACCTGCTGGAGTCCTCCAAGATCGGCAGGCGCACCTACTACCGGCTCACCGACCGCGCCGCCGCGATGCTGTCGCAGGGCGTACACCGCGTCGTGTCCTTCGGGCTGGACCGGGAACCCTGGGACGGGCATTGGGCGGTGGCCGGGTTCTCCATACCCGAGGACCAGCGCGACCTGCGCCACACCCTGCGCACCCGGCTGCGCTGGCTCGGCTTCGCCCCCCTCTACGACGGGCTGTGGGTCTCGCCGACCGCGCGCCCGGAGGCGGTGGTCGCCGCGCTGAGCGAGCTGAAGGTGTGCAACGCCACCGTGTTCCGCGCCACGGCGGAGGAGGCCGCGTGGCTGCGTTCCCCGCACGAGGCGTGGGACTTCGACCTGCTGCGCCGCGGCTACGACGACTTCCTGGCGCGCTACGAGCCGCTGCTCGCCAGAGTGCGCCAGGGCACGGTGGGCGCCGCGGAGGCGCTGGTCGCCCGCTCGGAGCTCATGGACGCCTGGCGCGCCTTCCCCGGCCTCGACCCCGGCCTGCCCGCCGAGCTGCTGCCCGCCGACTGGCCGCGCGGACGCGCCCGTGCGGTGTTCGCCGAGATCTACGACACCCTGGGCCCGCTCGCCGAGATCAGGGTCAGGCAGATCGTCGCCGAATTCGACGCCGACCTGGCGGCGCTGGTGCGCCACCACAGCACCGCCACCCTGCTCGCCGCCGCCTGA
- a CDS encoding NUDIX domain-containing protein, which produces MAEGPITKTLASTVVYRNPWMTVREDRVERPDGSRGIYGVVDKPDFALIIPAEDDGFHLVQEYRYPVGRRTWSFPQGGVAGVDDPREMAAVELAEETGLRAAVWEHLGRVDSSHGTSSQGCHVFLATGLTRGEARREHTEQDMVHEWVPRAGFEGMIRRGEVTDDASLAAYLLLLLRERHGIG; this is translated from the coding sequence ATGGCGGAGGGCCCGATCACCAAGACGCTGGCGTCCACGGTCGTCTACCGCAATCCGTGGATGACCGTCCGCGAGGACCGCGTGGAGCGCCCCGACGGGTCGCGCGGCATCTACGGCGTGGTCGACAAGCCCGACTTCGCGCTCATCATCCCCGCCGAGGATGACGGGTTCCACCTGGTGCAGGAGTACCGCTATCCCGTGGGACGGCGCACCTGGAGCTTCCCGCAGGGCGGCGTCGCCGGAGTCGACGATCCGCGCGAGATGGCCGCCGTCGAACTGGCCGAGGAGACGGGCCTGCGGGCCGCCGTGTGGGAGCACCTGGGCCGTGTCGACAGCTCCCACGGCACCTCCTCCCAGGGCTGCCACGTCTTCCTGGCCACCGGCCTGACCCGGGGTGAGGCCCGGCGCGAACACACCGAGCAGGACATGGTGCACGAGTGGGTGCCGCGGGCCGGATTCGAGGGGATGATCCGCAGGGGCGAGGTCACCGACGACGCCTCGCTCGCCGCCTACCTGCTGCTCCTGCTCCGCGAACGGCACGGGATCGGATGA
- the pgm gene encoding phosphoglucomutase (alpha-D-glucose-1,6-bisphosphate-dependent), translated as MAHERAGRPARPSDLVDVARLVTAYYALHPDPREPGQRVAFGTSGHRGSSLATAFNEDHILATSQAICEYRAAKGVDGPLFLGIDTHALSEPARVSAVEVFAANGVRVMLDSRDGYTPTPAVSLAILTHNRGRTTGLADGVVVTPSHNPPGDGGFKYNPPHGGPADTEATSWIQDRANALIADGLKEVRRVPYTRALAAETTGRYDFLGAYVDALPDVLDLDAVRAAGVRIGADPLGGASVAYWGEIAERHRLDLTVVNPHTDPTWRFMTLDWDGKIRMDCSSPYAMASLIDARDDYQVATGNDADADRHGIVTPDGGLMNPNHFLAVAISYLYTHRPGWSPEAGVGKTLVSSGMIDRVAADLGRRLVEVPVGFKWFVDGLRDGSLGFGGEESAGASFLRKDGSVWTTDKDGIIMALLAAEIIAVTGRSPSELYAELVARFGDPAYARVDAPATREQKAALARLSADDVTTDVLAGERVTAVLTSAPGNGASLGGVKVCTENAWFAARPSGTEDVYKIYAESFRGPDHLAEVQREARALVAETLGRAEG; from the coding sequence ATGGCGCACGAGCGTGCCGGCCGACCCGCGCGGCCGTCCGACCTGGTGGACGTCGCCCGGCTGGTGACGGCCTACTACGCGCTGCACCCGGACCCGCGGGAGCCGGGACAGCGGGTGGCGTTCGGCACCTCGGGACACCGGGGAAGCTCGCTCGCCACCGCCTTCAACGAGGATCACATCCTGGCCACCAGCCAGGCCATCTGCGAATACCGCGCCGCCAAGGGCGTGGACGGCCCGCTGTTCCTGGGCATCGACACCCACGCGCTCTCCGAGCCCGCCCGGGTCTCGGCGGTCGAGGTGTTCGCCGCCAACGGCGTACGCGTCATGCTCGACTCCCGCGACGGCTACACCCCGACCCCCGCGGTCTCCCTGGCGATCCTCACCCACAACCGGGGCCGCACCACCGGTCTGGCCGACGGCGTGGTGGTGACCCCCTCGCACAACCCGCCCGGTGACGGCGGTTTCAAGTACAACCCGCCGCACGGCGGCCCGGCCGACACCGAGGCCACCTCCTGGATCCAAGACCGCGCCAACGCGTTGATCGCCGACGGGCTCAAGGAGGTCCGCCGCGTCCCCTACACGCGGGCGCTGGCCGCCGAGACCACCGGCCGCTACGACTTCCTCGGCGCCTACGTCGACGCGCTGCCCGACGTGCTCGACCTGGACGCCGTGCGCGCCGCGGGCGTGCGCATCGGCGCAGACCCGCTGGGCGGCGCCAGTGTGGCCTACTGGGGCGAGATCGCCGAGCGGCACCGGCTCGACCTGACGGTGGTGAACCCGCACACCGATCCCACCTGGCGATTCATGACGCTCGACTGGGACGGCAAGATCCGGATGGACTGCAGCTCGCCGTACGCGATGGCGTCCCTGATCGACGCCCGCGACGACTACCAGGTGGCCACCGGCAACGACGCCGACGCCGACCGGCACGGCATCGTCACCCCCGACGGCGGGCTGATGAACCCCAACCACTTCCTCGCCGTGGCGATCTCCTACCTCTACACCCATCGTCCCGGCTGGTCGCCGGAGGCGGGCGTGGGCAAGACGCTGGTGAGCAGCGGCATGATCGACCGGGTGGCGGCCGACCTCGGGCGCAGGCTCGTGGAGGTGCCCGTCGGGTTCAAGTGGTTCGTCGACGGCCTGCGCGACGGCTCTCTCGGCTTCGGGGGTGAGGAGAGCGCGGGCGCGTCGTTCCTGCGCAAGGACGGGTCGGTGTGGACCACCGACAAGGACGGCATCATCATGGCCCTGCTCGCCGCCGAGATCATCGCCGTGACCGGCCGGTCGCCCAGCGAGCTGTACGCCGAGCTGGTCGCCCGCTTCGGCGACCCCGCCTACGCGCGGGTGGACGCCCCGGCGACCCGGGAGCAGAAGGCGGCGCTGGCCCGGCTCTCCGCCGACGACGTGACGACGGACGTGCTGGCGGGCGAGCGGGTGACGGCCGTGCTCACTTCGGCGCCCGGCAACGGCGCGTCGCTGGGCGGGGTCAAGGTGTGCACCGAGAACGCCTGGTTCGCGGCCCGGCCGTCCGGCACCGAGGACGTCTACAAGATCTACGCCGAGTCCTTCCGCGGCCCCGACCACCTCGCCGAGGTCCAGCGGGAGGCCCGCGCCCTGGTGGCCGAGACCCTCGGCCGGGCCGAGGGGTGA
- a CDS encoding ATP-binding protein — MHDRVQAALVGREGELRTFEQVVGAVSADGFRFLAVVGDPGMGKSRLLAELARIADRHGLATFTGRATEFEQELPLSPLIDALDDHLDAQAHKLAETIPAAPMRLLASAIPALSGVAGDGEGEPLGGDRTGLTRYRLYRAVRLLLEELARPSGLALLLDDVHWADVTSIELLDHLVRHPPSARVLLAVAYRPAQASARLTALAEHGTRVTVEPLTRAQAEELLGPGVSAPLRRRLYEASGGNPFYLEALARVGGEPDDAGGPGTDELPPAVWAALQIELSGLSPTALRAAQGAAVTADEFEPGLAAVAAELPLSDMLAALNELVGRDLVRQADAYRFRFRHPLVRQVTYLSAAPGWRYAAHARLAAHLERLGAPAVARAHHVERSGAFGDRAAAETLVEAARTVAGRAPATAGAWLKAALALLPGEEPGGPDRLEVMLELARVQGISGNLIEGRDTAREVLRLLPPGDHDRRARAARLCALMERQLDRPHEARSLLLDELSAMPDPQAAAAVTLRTRLVAEALMRVDFRAAQAVLDFMPDDGADWQPGLAMAVAALRAMPAYAAGRIDESLKHIDAAADLVDAAPDEHLAEWLDAIAWLCWTQNSIGRYDGALAHFERAVAVARSSGQDYILTNLLAGQARTLTMVGRLAEARITAEESVEVARLLGSGQQLVFALTQSCLADSWAGEDDTALAAGREATSAGVGRGEVWASMARHALGTALINAGRLEEGVEELLTACDRFDSPRLDRDTLLSCCEALALAEAAMDAPERAAVWADRAQHLARHDRPSFAGVALLARAHALRGEDPAGAAALAEEAAGLLGGAGRRIDRGRALLVAGLAHDGAGERARGRESLRAAAAVFDACGARGLHARTLKELRRMGVRTPAAGKARRAGLPHGLSPREAEVAELVAEGLTNQQIAERLFLSVRTVETHLSRVFAKIGVTSRVGVVNALRRLR; from the coding sequence ATGCACGATCGCGTCCAGGCCGCCCTGGTCGGGAGGGAAGGCGAGTTACGGACCTTCGAACAGGTGGTCGGCGCGGTCTCCGCGGACGGCTTCCGGTTCCTGGCGGTCGTCGGCGACCCGGGCATGGGAAAGTCCCGTCTGCTCGCCGAGCTGGCCCGGATCGCCGATCGGCACGGTCTCGCCACGTTCACCGGCCGGGCCACGGAGTTCGAGCAGGAGCTGCCGCTCAGCCCGTTGATCGACGCGCTCGACGACCACCTCGACGCGCAGGCGCACAAACTCGCCGAGACCATCCCCGCCGCGCCCATGCGCCTGCTGGCGTCGGCCATCCCCGCGCTGTCCGGGGTGGCCGGGGACGGCGAGGGCGAGCCGCTCGGAGGCGACCGGACCGGCCTGACGCGCTACCGCCTCTACCGCGCGGTGCGGCTGCTTCTGGAGGAGCTGGCCCGCCCCTCGGGCCTGGCGCTGCTGCTGGACGACGTGCACTGGGCCGACGTCACCTCGATCGAGCTGCTGGACCACCTGGTACGCCACCCGCCTTCGGCGCGCGTGCTGCTCGCCGTCGCCTACCGCCCGGCGCAGGCGTCCGCACGGCTGACGGCGCTCGCCGAGCACGGCACACGCGTCACCGTGGAGCCGCTGACCCGTGCGCAGGCCGAAGAGCTGCTCGGCCCGGGGGTGAGCGCGCCGCTGCGCCGCAGACTGTACGAGGCCAGCGGCGGCAACCCGTTCTACCTGGAGGCGCTGGCCCGCGTCGGCGGGGAGCCCGACGACGCGGGCGGCCCCGGCACCGACGAGCTGCCGCCCGCCGTGTGGGCCGCGCTCCAGATCGAGTTGAGCGGCCTGTCGCCGACCGCGCTGCGCGCCGCGCAGGGCGCCGCGGTGACGGCCGACGAGTTCGAACCCGGCCTGGCGGCCGTGGCCGCCGAGCTCCCCCTATCGGACATGCTGGCCGCCCTGAACGAGCTGGTGGGCCGCGACCTGGTACGGCAGGCCGACGCCTACCGCTTCCGCTTCCGCCACCCCCTGGTCCGCCAGGTCACCTACCTGTCGGCGGCCCCCGGCTGGCGCTACGCCGCGCACGCCCGGCTGGCCGCCCACCTGGAGCGCCTGGGCGCCCCGGCGGTGGCCCGCGCCCACCACGTGGAGCGCTCCGGCGCCTTCGGCGACCGCGCCGCCGCCGAGACCCTGGTGGAGGCCGCCCGCACGGTGGCCGGGCGGGCCCCGGCGACGGCGGGCGCATGGCTCAAGGCCGCCCTGGCCCTGCTGCCGGGAGAGGAGCCCGGCGGGCCGGACCGGCTGGAGGTGATGCTGGAGCTGGCCAGGGTGCAGGGCATCAGCGGCAACCTGATCGAAGGCCGCGACACCGCCCGCGAGGTGCTGCGCCTGCTGCCCCCCGGCGACCACGACCGCCGGGCCCGGGCGGCGCGGCTGTGCGCGCTCATGGAACGCCAGCTCGACCGCCCGCACGAGGCCCGCAGCCTTCTGCTGGACGAGCTGAGCGCGATGCCCGATCCGCAGGCCGCCGCGGCGGTGACCCTGCGCACCCGCCTGGTGGCCGAGGCGCTGATGCGGGTGGACTTCCGCGCCGCCCAGGCGGTGCTCGACTTCATGCCCGACGACGGCGCGGACTGGCAGCCGGGCCTGGCGATGGCGGTGGCCGCGCTGCGCGCCATGCCCGCCTACGCGGCGGGCCGGATCGACGAGTCCCTCAAGCACATCGACGCCGCCGCCGACCTGGTCGACGCCGCCCCCGACGAGCACCTGGCCGAATGGCTGGACGCCATCGCCTGGCTGTGCTGGACCCAGAACAGCATCGGCCGCTACGACGGCGCGCTGGCCCATTTCGAACGCGCCGTCGCCGTGGCCCGTTCCAGCGGCCAGGACTACATCCTCACCAACCTGCTCGCCGGACAGGCCAGGACGCTGACCATGGTCGGCCGCCTCGCGGAGGCGCGGATCACCGCGGAGGAGTCGGTGGAGGTCGCCCGCCTGCTCGGCTCGGGGCAGCAGCTCGTCTTCGCCCTCACCCAGAGCTGCCTGGCCGACTCCTGGGCGGGAGAGGACGACACGGCGCTGGCCGCCGGGCGGGAGGCCACCTCCGCGGGGGTGGGCCGGGGCGAGGTGTGGGCGTCCATGGCCCGGCACGCCCTGGGCACCGCCCTGATCAACGCGGGCCGGCTGGAGGAGGGCGTGGAGGAGCTGCTGACCGCGTGCGACCGCTTCGACTCCCCCCGCCTGGACCGTGACACCCTCCTGTCGTGCTGCGAGGCGCTCGCGCTGGCCGAGGCCGCGATGGACGCCCCGGAAAGGGCCGCGGTGTGGGCGGACAGGGCGCAGCACCTGGCCCGGCACGACCGGCCCTCCTTCGCGGGCGTGGCGCTGCTGGCGCGGGCGCACGCGCTGCGGGGTGAGGATCCCGCCGGCGCCGCCGCGCTGGCCGAGGAGGCCGCCGGTCTGCTGGGCGGCGCGGGGCGGCGGATCGACCGGGGGCGCGCCCTGCTGGTCGCCGGGTTGGCGCACGACGGGGCGGGCGAGCGGGCCCGCGGGCGCGAGTCGTTGCGCGCCGCGGCGGCGGTCTTCGACGCCTGCGGAGCACGCGGGCTGCACGCCCGGACGCTCAAAGAACTGCGCCGCATGGGTGTACGGACCCCGGCGGCGGGGAAAGCACGGCGTGCGGGCCTGCCGCACGGACTGTCCCCCAGGGAGGCGGAGGTCGCCGAGCTGGTCGCCGAAGGGCTGACCAATCAGCAGATCGCCGAGCGGCTCTTCCTCAGCGTGCGTACGGTCGAGACCCATCTGTCCCGGGTGTTCGCCAAGATCGGCGTCACCTCCCGGGTCGGGGTGGTGAACGCGCTGCGCCGCCTCCGCTGA
- a CDS encoding PPOX class F420-dependent oxidoreductase: MSPRIATNERVDRDGLLEFLRPRHRAVLITRRKDGRPQASPVTCGVDGEGRIVVSTYPERAKTRNARRAPEVSVVVLSDDFDGPWVQVDGRAEVLDMPEALEPLVEYYRVIAGEHPDWDEYRAAMARQGKSLLRITPVSWGPIATGGFPPRLA, encoded by the coding sequence ATGAGCCCGAGAATCGCCACCAACGAGCGTGTGGACCGCGACGGCCTGCTGGAGTTCCTACGCCCCCGGCACCGCGCCGTCCTCATCACCCGGCGGAAGGACGGCCGGCCGCAGGCCTCCCCCGTCACCTGCGGCGTCGACGGCGAGGGCCGGATCGTGGTGTCCACCTACCCCGAACGCGCCAAGACCCGCAACGCGCGGCGCGCCCCGGAGGTGAGCGTGGTGGTGCTCTCCGACGATTTCGACGGCCCGTGGGTACAGGTGGACGGCCGCGCGGAGGTGCTGGACATGCCCGAGGCGCTGGAGCCGCTGGTCGAGTACTACCGGGTGATCGCCGGCGAGCATCCGGACTGGGACGAGTACCGCGCGGCCATGGCCCGCCAGGGGAAGTCGCTGTTGCGGATCACCCCGGTCTCGTGGGGGCCGATCGCCACCGGCGGCTTCCCGCCCAGGCTCGCGTGA
- a CDS encoding FAD-dependent oxidoreductase, translating into MSLREHVDAIVVGSGFGGSVAAYRLAEAGLSVVVLERGRSYPPGSFARTPAQMSRAFWDPDARLYGMFDVWGFRGFDSVVASGLGGGSLIYANVLMRKDEHWFVREQPLPGGGYENWPVTRADLDPHYDAVEKMLGAVPYPLDHPVYAHTPKTRAMRDAAAELGLEWRLPPLAVSFAPAPGAEPGIGLPVETPSYGNLHGARRTTCRLCGECDIGCNDGAKNSLDHTYLSAAVHHGADVRTLHEVENIRPLPRGGYAVDYVRHRPDDPDAPREPVRTMTCDRLVLAAGTYGTVYLLLRNREAFPAMSGALGTRFSGNGDLLTFLLRATDRGRTRPLDASRGPVITSAIRLPDDADGVPGAGRGGYIEDGGYPGFVDWMVEGADIGDVVARATRFLLERFTGFFASAPDTNLSRELSELIGSGALSVSSLPLLGMGRDVADGELRLRDGRLDAKWSVATSEAYFERLRKTMQRIADVLGADYADHPAWFRKRIITVHPVGGAPMGRHPGEGVCDPYGEVFGYPGLYIADGSIMPGPVGTNPALTIAAMADRMCSRLLAARHGVSPTGSGPASTGAGPAGRSGGKAMGDRGTAGARADRRAGRDRPSLSFTEEMKGFYRPGVRNPGSTGERFSFRLTITVDDVDRFLADREHLARAEGWIDAEACGGRRPIHRGWFNLFAPGGAPDRRLMRYRLYFADGEDRPRTLSGWKNVFHGPLTDIWPATTTLYFRILDGHVPEGEDDMAPIVGAGTLTIELADFVRQLASFRAEGPGGLAALHRFAKFFAGNLWEIYGPGVD; encoded by the coding sequence ATGTCCCTGCGTGAACACGTCGACGCGATCGTCGTCGGCTCCGGATTCGGCGGCTCCGTGGCCGCCTACCGGCTCGCCGAGGCGGGCCTGTCGGTGGTGGTGCTGGAGCGCGGACGCAGCTACCCGCCGGGTTCCTTCGCGCGCACCCCCGCCCAGATGAGCAGGGCCTTCTGGGACCCCGACGCCCGGCTGTACGGGATGTTCGACGTGTGGGGCTTCCGCGGGTTCGACTCGGTGGTCGCCAGCGGTCTCGGCGGCGGGTCGCTCATCTACGCCAACGTGCTGATGCGCAAGGACGAGCACTGGTTCGTCCGCGAGCAGCCGCTGCCCGGCGGGGGATACGAGAACTGGCCGGTGACCCGCGCCGATCTCGACCCGCACTACGACGCGGTGGAGAAGATGCTCGGCGCCGTCCCCTACCCGCTCGACCACCCCGTCTACGCGCACACGCCCAAGACCCGCGCGATGCGCGACGCAGCCGCCGAGCTGGGCCTGGAGTGGCGGCTGCCGCCGCTCGCGGTCTCCTTCGCCCCCGCGCCCGGGGCCGAGCCGGGCATCGGCCTGCCGGTCGAGACCCCCTCCTACGGCAACCTGCACGGCGCGCGGCGCACGACGTGCCGCCTGTGCGGGGAGTGCGACATCGGCTGCAACGACGGCGCGAAGAACAGCCTCGACCACACCTACCTGTCGGCGGCCGTCCACCACGGCGCCGACGTGCGCACCCTGCACGAGGTCGAGAACATCCGCCCGCTGCCGCGCGGCGGCTACGCCGTCGACTACGTCCGGCACCGGCCGGACGACCCGGACGCGCCGCGCGAGCCGGTGCGGACCATGACCTGCGACCGGCTCGTCCTCGCCGCCGGCACGTACGGCACCGTCTACCTGCTGCTGCGCAACCGCGAGGCGTTCCCGGCGATGAGCGGCGCCCTCGGCACCCGCTTCTCCGGCAACGGCGACCTGCTCACCTTCCTGCTGCGCGCCACCGACCGCGGCCGGACCCGGCCGCTGGACGCCAGCCGGGGCCCGGTCATCACCAGCGCGATCCGCCTGCCCGACGACGCGGACGGCGTCCCCGGCGCCGGGCGCGGCGGTTACATCGAGGACGGCGGCTACCCGGGATTCGTGGATTGGATGGTGGAGGGGGCCGACATCGGCGACGTCGTCGCCCGCGCGACGAGGTTCCTGCTGGAGCGGTTCACCGGCTTCTTCGCCTCCGCGCCCGACACCAACCTGTCCAGGGAGCTGTCGGAGCTGATCGGCTCCGGTGCGCTGTCGGTGAGCTCGCTGCCGCTGCTCGGCATGGGCCGCGACGTCGCCGACGGCGAGCTGCGGCTGCGCGACGGACGGCTGGACGCCAAGTGGTCCGTCGCCACCAGCGAGGCGTACTTCGAACGCCTGCGCAAGACCATGCAGCGCATCGCCGACGTGCTCGGCGCCGATTACGCCGACCATCCCGCGTGGTTCCGCAAGCGGATCATCACGGTCCACCCGGTCGGAGGCGCCCCCATGGGACGGCATCCCGGCGAGGGCGTCTGCGACCCCTACGGGGAGGTCTTCGGCTACCCCGGCCTCTACATCGCCGACGGCTCGATCATGCCGGGGCCGGTCGGGACGAACCCGGCGCTCACCATCGCGGCGATGGCCGACAGGATGTGCTCGCGTCTGCTCGCGGCGCGGCACGGAGTATCCCCCACGGGGAGCGGGCCGGCGAGCACCGGCGCCGGCCCGGCGGGGAGAAGTGGGGGGAAGGCGATGGGCGATCGCGGCACGGCCGGCGCACGTGCGGACCGCCGTGCCGGCCGTGATCGCCCATCGCTGTCGTTCACCGAGGAGATGAAGGGGTTCTACCGGCCGGGCGTGCGCAACCCCGGTTCCACCGGGGAACGGTTCTCGTTCAGGTTGACGATCACCGTGGACGACGTGGACCGGTTCCTGGCCGACCGGGAGCACCTCGCCAGAGCCGAGGGGTGGATCGACGCCGAAGCGTGCGGGGGCCGGCGTCCGATCCACCGGGGCTGGTTCAACCTGTTCGCGCCCGGGGGCGCGCCGGATCGCCGCCTCATGCGGTACCGGCTGTACTTCGCCGACGGGGAGGACCGGCCCCGCACCCTCTCCGGGTGGAAGAACGTCTTCCACGGCCCGCTCACCGACATCTGGCCCGCCACCACGACGCTGTACTTCCGCATCCTGGACGGACACGTCCCCGAGGGGGAGGACGACATGGCCCCGATCGTCGGTGCGGGAACGCTCACCATCGAGCTGGCCGACTTCGTCCGCCAGCTCGCGTCCTTCCGCGCCGAGGGCCCGGGCGGCCTGGCCGCCCTGCACCGCTTCGCGAAGTTCTTCGCGGGCAACCTGTGGGAGATCTACGGTCCCGGCGTGGACTGA